Below is a genomic region from Bordetella pertussis 18323.
GCAATTCGAGACGCCCGATCAGCATCGCGAACGTGCATACCCAGGTCTGGAAATCATTCAGTACCGAGAAGTTGCCCATCGGCCCCACCGGCCCCAGCCCCGGCCCGGTATTGTTGATCATGGCCATGACGGCCGAAAAGGCCGTGATCAGGTCCAGCCCTGACAGCAGCAGCAGGCTGCTCAGCACGCCCACCGACAGGCCGTACACCAGCATGAAGGCGAGCACCGACGCCATGACGCGCTGGTCCACCACGCGCGAACCGATGCGCACCGGGCTGACCGCGTGGGGGTGCAGCATGGTGACCAGCTCGTTGCGCGCCTGCTTGACCAGCAGGATGATGCGGATCATCTTGATGCCGCCGCCGGTCGAGCCGGCCGAGGCCACGAACGCCGACAGCAACAGCATGGTCAGCGGCGCGAACAGCGGCCAGGACGCGTAGTCCACATTGGCGTAGCCGGTCGTGGTAGCCACCGAAATGGTGTTGAACATGCCATAGCGCAACGCCTCCCAGGGGTCTCCGTATACGCCCTTGATATAGAGGAATACGGAGATCACCAGGCCCGCGCCCAGCATGACCGTGAGGTACGGAATGGTCTGCGGGCACACCACGTAGGCGCGCCAGTTGCGCTGGCGCAGCGCGTTGAAGTGGGTGGCGAAGTTGATGCCCGAGATGGTCATGAAGACGATGGCCACCAGCTCGACCGACAGCGAGTCGAAATGCGCGAAGCCATCGTCATAAGTCGAGAACCCCCCCAGCCCCATGGTCGTGGCCATATGGCACCAGGCGTCGAACCACGACAGGCCGACGGCCCGATAGGCCAGCAGGCATACCATGGAGAAACCGAAATACACCGCGTACAGCGCCTTGGCGGTGCTGGCGATGCGCGGCGTGAGCCGCTCGTCCTTCATGGGCCCGGGCGTCTCGGCCCGCACCACCTGGTGTCCGCCCACGCCCAGCAAGGGCAGGATGGCCACCGCCAGCACCAGGATGCCCATGCCGCCGATCCAGATCAGCGTGGCGCGCCACAGGTTGATCGAGGCCGGCAGGGCGTCGAGCCCGCTCAGAACCGTGGCGCCGGTGGTGGTCAGGCCGGACATGGCCTCGAAATAGGCATCGGTGAACGACAGCGGTATGCCCACGTCGTCGTAGTAGAGCAGCAGCGGGATGGCCGCCAGCGCGGGCAGCGCGGCCCATACGGTGGACACCAGCAGGAAGCCGTCGCGCGCGTGCAGCTCGCTGCGGCCGCGGCGGGTCGCCAGCCAGGTGCCCGCGCCGATGCCCAGCGCCAGCAGGAAACCTTCGAGAAAGGCGGTGAAGCCGGCGTCCTGGCCGATGTAGGCGACCGCCAGCGGAATCACCATGGTGAGCGCGAACACCACCATGGTCAGACCCAGCACGTAAAAGGTCGCCAGCAAACGCTTCATGAATACCGCTCGACGTCATGGCCCGGCGCCCGAGCGCGGCCGCGTGGTTCAGAAAAAGGAGGCCGACACCTGGAACAGTTTCTCGACGCGCGGCATCTGCCGGCGCGAAGGCACGAAAACGATGACATGGTCGTCCGACTGGATTTCGGTGTCGGCGTCGGGAACGATGATCTCGTCGCCACGCACCAGCACGCCGATGCTGGCGCCCTTGGGCAGCCCGATCTTGCCCACCGCGCGGCCGACCACCCGCGAGTTGGAGCGGTCGCCATGGGCGACGGCCTCCAGGGCCTCGGCCACCCCCTGGCGCAGCCGGTGCACCGCCACCACGTCGCCGCGCCGCACATGCCGCAGCAGCTCGCTCATGGTGGCCTGCGACGGCGAAACCGCCACGTCGATATGGCTGCCCTGCATGAGTTCGCCATACGCCTGCCGGTTGATCAGGGCGATGACCTTGCGCGCGCCCAGCCGCTTGGCCAGCAGCGAGGACATGATGTTGTCCTCGTCGTCGCTGGTCAGGGCCAGCCAGGTGTCCATGTCCTCGATATTCTCGCGCTCGAGCAGCGCTTCGTCGGTGCCGTTGCCATGCAGCACCAGTACGTTGTCGGGCAGCTCGGCGGCCAGGTATTCGCAGCGCTTGGCATCGTGCTCGATGATGCGCACGCTGTAGCCTTCCTCGGCCAGCTGGCGCGCCAGCCGCAGGCCGATGTTGCCGCCGCCCGCGATCATGACCCGGTGCACGGTCTTCTCGGCCTCGCGCAGCTGGCGCACAGCGCGCCGCGCGTGCCGGGTGTCGACGGCCAGCACGACCTCGTCGCCCGGCGCCACCACCGTGCCCGTCCCGGCATGCAGCGGGCGTCCGTCGCGCAGCACGTCGACGATGCGGGCCGTGACGTCCGGCCAGACCTCGCGCAGTTCGTCGACCGGGTGATGCGCCATGGGACTGCCGTGGCCCACCCGGACCGTGATGACGCTGACGCGCCCGCCGGCGAACTCGACCACCTGCAGCGCCTCGGGAAACTCGATCAGGCTGTGCAGGTAGGTGGTGACGCTGCGCTCGGGACTGATGAGCGCGTCGATGGCGAAACCCTCGTCGCTCATCAGCTCGGGATGGTCGGCGAACTCGGGCATGCGGATGCGGGCGATGCGGCGCGGCACGTTGAAGACTTCGCGCGCGATCTTGCACGCCACCAGGTTGGCCGCGTCGGAAGCCGCGCAGGCGATGAACAGGTCGGTGTCGTCGGCGCCGGCCGACTCCAGCACCGATACCTGGATGCCGTCGCCCTGCACCACGCGCAGGTCGAAGCGATCCTGCAGGTAGCGCAGCTGGCCGACGTCGGTATCGATGACCGTGATGTCGTTCTGCTCGGACACCAGGTTTTCGGCCACGCTGGTGCCAACGCGCCCCGCCCCCATGATGAGGATCTTCATGTGCCTCGCTTGCGCGCGGATTCGATGCCCAGCTGCTTGAGCTTGCGGTACAGGTGGGTGCGTTCCAGCCCGGTGCGTTCGGAGATGCGCGTCATGCTGTGATTCTCGCGCACCAGGTGGTATTCGAAGTAGATGCGCTCGAATTCGTCGCGCGCCTCGCGCAGCGGCTGGTCGAGCGAGATGCTGCCCAGCTGGCCGTTGGAAGCGGCCGGCGCCTCGACCGGAGCCTGGAATGGCTGCGGCGGGTCGAGCTCGTCCTCGAGCGCGACGGCCACCGGCGCCGCGGCGGCATGCGCCAGCGGCGGCGCGGCGCGCGGCGCGCGGACGCGCGCCAGGCCGGCTTCGATGGTCTTGAGCAGGCGCTGCAGCGTAATGGGCTTTTCGAGAAAGTCCATGGCGCCGATGCGGGTCGCCTCGACGGCCGTGTCGATGGTGGCGTGGCCGCTCATCATGATGACCGGCATGTCCAGCAAGCCCTGCGACGCCCACTCCTTGAGCAGACTGACGCCGTCGGTATCTGGCATCCAGATGTCGAGCAGGACCAGGTCCGGGCGCATGCGCAAGCGCGCGGCGCGAGCCTGCGCCGCGTTCTCGGCCAGTTCGACCGTGTGCCCCTCGTCGTATAGGATCTCGGACAGCAGCTCGCGAATGCCAACTTCGTCGTCGACCACCAGAATTCTGGCCATAACCTCTCACCTATTGCGTAGCCGCATTATCCTTTTTTTGCGCGGTCGCGTCCATAGTATCGGACGGCAAAGCCAGGCGGGTCAACAATATGGAGATCCGCGCGCCCCCTTCCTTGCGATTGGCGAGATCGATGCGGCCGCCATGTTCTTCAATGATCTTGCGCACAATGGCTAATCCTAACCCAGTCCCGTGCGCCTTGGTCGTCACGTAGGGCTCGAAGGCGCGCTGCATGACCTGCGGCGGAAAGCCCGGTCCGGTATCGGCCACGGTGAAACGCACCGCGCGCTGCTGCCCGCCGTCGGGCTGCTCGCTTTGCACGATCTGCGTGGTGACCTTCACGCGCCCCTCGCCGCCCTGCTCGGCGACCGCGTCGCGGGCGTTGGACAGCAGGTTGTGGATGACCTGGCGCAGCTGGGTCGGGTCGCCCTCGATGTCCGGCAGGCCGGGCGCCAGCTCCACGTCCAGATTGAGCACGCGCGCCGCGCCGCGGCCGCCGCCGTCGCCCGGATCCCACCCATACAGCGACAGCACGTCGGCCACCAGCGCATTGAGGTCGATGCGCTGCATGACAGCCGGCGGCGTGCGGGCGTACTCGCGGAAGTCGTCGACCATCTGCTTGAGCGAGCCCACCTGGTTGACGATGGTGTTGGTGGAGCGGATTAGCATCTGCGCGTCGGCCGGCTGCAGCCGGTCGGCCAGCTTCATGGCCAGGCGCTCGGCCGACAGCTGGATCGGCGTGAGCGGATTCTTGATTTCGTGGGCCAGCCGGCGCGCCACCTCGCCCCAGGCCACGGTACGGTTGGCCGAAATGACCTCGGTGATGTCGTCGAACACCACCAGGTAGCCGTTGCCGCGGCCGTCCACGCGCAAGTGGGTGCCGCGCGCCAGCAGCGTCACCGGCTGCCCGCCGGTTTCGTCCAGCCCCGGGGTAATCTCGAACTGCTGCTGCCAGTGCAGGCGTTCCGAGCCCACCGCCGCGTGGGCCGCGAAGGCCTGGCGCACCACCTGGGCGAACTCCAGCATGCCGTCCACGGTTTCCAGCGGCCGGCCGATGACCGAGCGCAGGTCGGCCTGCAGAATGGTCTGGGCGCCCTGGTTGACCGTGGTGACGCGGAACCCTTCGTCGAAGGCGATCACCCCGGACGACAGGTTGGACAGCACGCTTTCCAGGTAGACGTTGGAGCGCTCCAGCTGGCGCCGGTTGCTTTCCACCATCTGGCGCGCCTCCTCGAGCTGGCGCGTCATGGCGTTGAACGAGCGGGTCAGTTGCCCGACTTCGTCGCGTTCGGGCGGCTCGGGCAGCGGCCGGAAATCGCCCACGCCCACCGCCTGGGTACCGCCGGCCAGCCGCAGCAGGGGCCGCACCAGCCGCTTGGACAGCGACAGCGCCACCGCGATGGCGGCGAACACCGCCAGCAGCAGGGCCAGGGTCAGGGTGATGCCGTACAGCTTGCGCAGGCCCAGCCGCGACAGCGCCAGCTCCTGGTAGTCGCGAAAGCCCTGCTGCACCCGGTTGGCGTTATGGGCGATCTGGTCGGGCACGGCATGCATCAATTGCAGCCAGCGCGGCTCGGCCGAGCCGCCCAGGATGCCGTCGAAGCGCGCCGGCGCCGACAACGGGATCACCACGCGCAGGTGCAGGCCGCCCTCGGCGCCCGGAATCGCCGGGTCGTCGGCCTCGGCGGCCGAGTAGCCGCGCGCCAGCCGCAGCTGGTTCAGCAAGGTGGCAGGCAAGCTGGGCGGCAGCAGCTGCCCGTAGGTATTGGTGGAGAAGGCCAGTATCCGCCCGCTGCCGGTGAATACGGTGGCCTCCTGCGCCCCGTTGGCCTCGCGCAGCCGCGTCAGCGCCAGCGGAATGTCGTTATCGGACATGTTGTTCAACTCGGCCGCCATGGCGCGGGCGCGCACATCCATGTCGGCCAGCTGCGAGTCGAGCGCGGCGCGGCCCAGATTCAGGCCCGACTCCAGCGCGCTGTCGACGCGGACGTTGAACCACGACTCGATCGAGCGCGACATGAACTGCACCGACAGGGTGTAGATCAGCGCGCCCGGCACCACCCCGATCAGGGCGAAGGCCAGCGCAAAACGGGCCGTCAGGCGGGCGCCGAACTGGCGCCGGCGGATCTGGCGCGCCAGCCGCACGGTCAGCGCCACCACCCAGACGAACAGCGCGAAGGCGAAAATACCGTTGAGAATCAGCAGGGTGTCGTAATAGCGCGCAAAGCGTGACGCATTGCCGGTGGACCAGGCCAGCAGGCCCAGCAGGGCCAGGCCGCTGACGCCGCCGACCACCAGGGCAAGGCGTAGAAACATTCTCATGAGGGGTCCCGCGCGGGCTCGGCCAGGGCGAAGGAGAACTCCGCCCACGGCGTGGCCGGCGACCACGAGCTGCTGTTGAGGGCGTTGACCTGGAACGGCCGCGCCAGTTGGGAGGTATCCAGGCGTACGCGCAGCTGGCCGCCATAACGCACGCCGGGGTCGAACTCGGACGCGTCGGCCACCTGCCAGTTGCGGATATGGCGCACCAGGTCCATGGCGTCGTCCAGCGAGGCGACCGGCAGCGAGAGCTCGCCCGCGCCGGCCCGCCACTGGCGGGTCAGGGCGTTGTAGGCAATGCGCCAGGTAATGCTTTTGTCGACCAGCGTGTGATCGAACCACCACCAGCGCGACCGGGTGATCTGCAGGTCGGCGGTGAAATAGAGCGGCACGCCACGCTGCGCCGCGTCACGCAGCTGGTCGTTGAGCTCGAAATGGACGTCGGCGCTCAGCTCCAGCTTGCCGTCGCGCACCAGCGGCTCGATGCGCTGGACGTGCGGATCGGCGGCATGGGCAAGCCCGCTCGTAATCGGCGAGAACGAGCCAAATACCAGCAACAACGCGACAAATAGGCGAAGAATCATCGACATACGGCAAATGCGCAGCAGCATGACCCTATTCTTGGCGATTCAGGTCCGCTTGGCAAACAAGGCATAGAAAAAACCGTCGTGTTGCGCCTGCGGTGTTGCATCGATGGCAACAGGCAGCAGCTGCCCGGGCGCGTCCAGGGGCGCGGCGTCGGCATGGCGGCGCGCGAAGGCCTCGGCCTGCTCGCGCCCTTCGGCCGGAAACACCGAGCAGGTCACGTAAAGCAGGCGCCCGCCCGGGGCGACCGTGCGCCACAGGGCGTCGGCGATGCGCGCCTGCAGGGCGGCGGTGCGCGGCACGTCCTTGGCGCGGCGCAGCCAGCGGATGTCCGGGTGGCGGCGCACGATGCCCGACGCGGTGCACGGCACGTCGGCCAGCACCGCATCGAAGGGCCGGCCGTCCCACCAGGCGTCCAGGTCGCTGGCGTCGGCGGCCGCCAGCCGCACCCGCGGCGTGCGCAGGCCCAGGCGTTCCAGGTTCTGGTCCACCCGCTCCAGGCGTTGCACGTCCGCGTCCAGGGCCAGCAGGTCGATATCGGCCAGTTCCAGCAGGTGGGCGGTCTTGCCGCCCGGCGCGGCGCAGGCGTCCAGCACTCGCATGCCGTCGGCCGGCGCCAGCAGCGGCGCGGCCAGTTGCGCGCCTGCATCCTGCACCGACCACCAGCCCGCGCCATAGCCCGGCAACTGCGGCACCGGGCGCGGCTCGGCCAGCACCAGGCCGGCATCGCCCACCGGCGCGGCGGCCACGCCGGCCTGCGCCAGCGCCTGGCGCGCCTGCTCTACCGTGGCGCGGCGGCGGTTGACCCGCAGGGTCAGCGGCGCGGGCACATTGGCCCCGGCCAGGATGCCGCGCCATTGGTCCGGATAGGCGCGCTCCAGCAGCTCCACCCACCAGCGCGGGTGGTTCCAGCGCGCCGCGGGGCGCTCGGCCACGCTGTCCTGCAAGGCTTCCCGCTCGCGCAGGAAGCGCCGCAGGCTGGCGTTGAGCAGGCCCTTGTAGGCGGCCAGCTTGCGCTGGCCGGCCGCCGCCGTCACCGCCTGGTCGACCACCGTATGCGGCGCATACTGCGGCGCGCCGGGCTGCGCCGCGGCGCCGGGCGCGGGACGCAGCAGGCTCAGCGCCACCCGCAGCAGCGCGTCGAACAAGGGTCCGGGCGAGCGCCGCACCAGCGTTTCGGCCACGGCGTCGGCCCAGCCCAGCTGCCGCATGGCGTGGAAACTGATCGCCTGCACGGCCGGCCGCAGCGCCGGCGGCGTCTCGGCCAGCGCATCGGTCAGCGAGCGTCCCTTGCGCACCGCCTGCACGGCGGCGGCGGCGCCCAGCAGCACGGCCGACAGGGGCGGGGCCAGGACGGAGGAATCGACAGAGGAAGGCATATGAAACGTTTCTGACGGCAGGACCGATATGGTAGCCGGACACTGGACGCGACCGGCGGCCGGCGTCACACTGCACGCTTGCCCGGCCATGCCGCGCGGAGCCCGCCATGACGCTTGCCACCCTCGCCCTGTTTGTCCTCGCCTCCGGCCTGATCATCGTCACGCCCGGCCCGACCGTGCTGCTGGCGCTCAGCAACGGCTCGCGCCACGGGGTGCGGCGGGCCTGCTGGGGCATGGCCGGCGCGGTGCTGGCCGACCTGGTGCTGGTGGCCGCCGTCGCCGGCGGCCTGGGCATGCTGCTGGCGGCGTCCGAACCGGCCTTCCAGGCCCTCAAATGGATCGGCGCTGGCTATCTGGCCTATCTGGGCTGGCGGCTGCTGCGCAGCGACGCCGCCCTGGTGCTTCCCGCGCCGGCGGCGGGCGGCGGCGACAGCGGCGCCGGCGCGCTGTTCTCGCGCAGTTTCCTGGTCGCCCTGACCAACCCCAAGGCGCTGCTGTTCATGTCGGCCTTCCTGCCGCAGTTCATCGACCCGGCCGCGGCGCTGGCGCCGCAGTACGGCGCGCTGGCGCTGGTGCTGGCCGTGCTGAACCTGGCCGCTATGCTGGGCTATGCCGCGCTGGGCGCGCGCCTGGTCCGGGCATTGCGCACCGGCGGCCTGCGCTGGATCAACCGCCTGTGCGGCGGCATGCTGGTCGTGCTGGCGGGCACGGTGGCACTGTACCGGCGCGCCGGCTGAGGCAGACCGCCCGGCGCGGCTCGCGCTTGCGCCGCGCCCGCCCCGTCAGGACAGGGCGAGAAAACCCGAGCCCAGCGCCGCCTGGGCCAGGCTGCCGGCCACGATGCGCGACGACGGCGACGATTCGGATATCCGCAGGCCGCTGACGCGCGCGTGGAAATCGCCGAACTCGCCCCGCGCGAGCAATTCGTGGACGTTGGCCGTCGCATCGGGATCGATCAGCATCTCGACCCGCGTACGGTCAAAGCCGATGCCGGCCAGCGCGATCGTGCCCGTCAGGTTGGCGTTCTTGGGAAACCGGGCCACGGCCTCGCGCGCCGAGCCGGCGAACGCCAGCCCGCGCTCGGGCAGGGGCCCGCTCACATAGCGCTGCAGCGCCACCGGCGGCATGGTGCCCCGGTACAGGACTTCCGCCACGCCCACGTGCCGGGCGGCGGCCAGGCCGTCGATGCCCACCATGGCGCCGCTGGGGATGCGGATGCGCGCGCCGGCAGCGGCCGCGGCCTCGAGCAACGCGCCGCGCAGCGCGTCATCGGCCAGGGCGCCGACCGAGGCCGGCACCAGGTCCACCCCGGCGGCCAGGATGGCCTGGGCGTATTGCGCCAGCGCGGCCTGGCCCGCGCATTCGACCACCACGTCCGGCCGTTGCGCCAGCAACGCCTCCCAGCTGCCGTGGCAGGGCAGCGCGCCGCGTGCGCGTCCCGGGTCGCGCACCAGGCAGCCCACGATCTCCACTGGCCGGGGCTGGCGGGCCAGATGGCCGGCCATCGCATTGGCCAGCACGCCGCATCCCACGATGCCCACGCGCAACGGTGTATTCATAGTCGATTCCCCTCGCTGGATGGCCGCCGGCGCCACGCCGTGGCCCATACGCAAAATTAGTATACGATAATATTTAATAGTATAATCTTAGCCACACAGGCGGGCAGCCGCCCGCGCATGAACAGGAGTGGAAATGACCGCCAGAGTCGGTAGAGTTGATCATCCGGTCGTAGCCGTGCACGACCTGGACCGGACCAGCCAGCAATACAGGAAGCTGGGGTTCGTCGTGCCGCCCAGTGGCAAGCACCAGGAATGGGGCACCGAGAACCTGTGCATCATGTTCCCCGGCGACTATCTCGAAATCCGCGGCATCGGCGACCCGAACAAATTCCTGGCGGGCGTGGACAAATTCCTCGCCAAGGGCGAAGGCCTCTACAGCGTGGCGTTCAACGCGGCATCGGCCCAGGAAAGCTACCAGGCCGGTCTCGCGGCCGGCCTGGAGATCGAACCGCCGCGCCACCTGAACCGCAAGCTGGTGCTGGAAGACCGTACGCTGGACCTGCACTTCGAGACGGTCATGCTGGGGCACGACCTGTATCCCGGCCTGACGCACGCCAATCTGTGCCAGCACCTCACGGCCGACACGCTGCGCCAGCCCGGCTGGACCGATCACCCCAACGGCGTGGTGGCGTTCGGGCGCCTGGTGGGCATGGTGTCCGATTTCGACGCGGCCGCGGCCGCCTACACCCGGCTGATCGGGGCGGAGAACGTCACGCGCGGGGACGACCATATCCTGCTCGACTTCGGCGCAGGCGCCGACATCGAGCTGATCGGCCCGGCCGAGGCGCAACGCCGCGGCGATGCCCAGCCCCAGCTCGGCGACGCCTACCTGGCCTCGGCCACCTTGCTGGTCAAGGATGCGGCCGCCACGGCCGCCCTGTTCGAAGCCAACGGCGTGCGCTTTACCCGCCAGCCCGGCGGCGAACTGAAGGTCGACCCCGCCGACGCCTGTGGCGCGCACCTGTATTTCAAGCAGGCCTGAAACCGCATCCGGCGCCCGGCCCAGGCCGGGCGCTAGGTGTGAAGATTCAATAGGTTGTATGCATGGTTCATCCGAACCGGATTTGAGAAACTGGAAATCGCCAACTCCCCAGTTCACTCAAGGAGCCCGGCCGGATGAACACCCATAAGCATGCCCGATTGACCTTCCTACGTCGACTCGAAATGGTCCAGCAATTGATCGCCCATCAAGTTTGTGTGCCTGAAGCGGCCCGCGCCTATGGGGTCACCGCGCCGACTGTGCGCAAATGGCTGGGCCGCTTCCTGGCTCAGGGCCAGGCGGGCTTGGCCGATGCGTCCTCGCGCCCGACGGTCTCGCCCCGAGCGATTGCGCCGGCCAAGGCGCTGGCTATCGTGGAGCTGCGCCGCAAGCGGCTGACCCAAGCGCGCATCGCCCAGGCGCTGGGCGTGTCAGCCAGCACCGTCAGCCGCGTCCTGGCCCGCGCCGGTCTGTCGCACCTGGCCGACCTGGAGCCGGCCGAGCCGGTGGTGCGCTACGAGCATCAGGCCCCCGGCGATCTGCTGCACATCGACATCAAGAAGCTGGGACGTATCCAGCGCCCTGGCCACCGGGTCACGGGCAACCGACGCGATACCGTTGAGGGGGCCGGCTGGGACTTCGTCTTCGTGGCCATCGATGACCACGCCCGCGTGGCCTTCACCGACATCCACCCCGACGAGCGCTTCCCCAGCGCCGTCCAGTTCCTCAAGGACGCAGTGGCCTACTACCAGCGCCTGGGCGTGACCATCCAGCGCTTGCTCACCGACAATGGCTCGGCCTTTCGCAGCCGCGCCTTCGCCGCGCTGTGCCATGAGCTGGGCATCAAGCACCGCTTTACCCGACCTTACCGCCCACAGACCAATGGCAAGGCCGAACGCTTCATCCAGTCGGCCTTGCGTGAGTGGGCTTACGCTCACACCTACCAGAACTCCCAACACCGAGCCGATGCCATGAAATCCTGGCTACACCACTACAACTGGCATCGACCCCACCAAGGCATCGGGCGCGCTGTACCCATCTCCAGACTCAACCTGGACGAATACAACCTATTGACAGTTCACACCTAGGCCTTGCGGAAATACGCCTGGACTTCGCGCTGGGTGTGCTCGATGTGCTTGCGCAGCAGCGCCACGGCGCGCGCGGCATTGCCTTCCTCGCAGGCCGCGAGGATCTTCAGGTGCTCCTGGTGCGAGCGGTCATGGCCCGCGGCCTCGGTCACGCGCAGCCGCATCAGCTTGCCCATGTGGTCGCGCACCGACCGGATCATGGCCAGCAGGCGCGGCCGGTTGGCCGGCGCATACAGGCAATCATGGAATTGCGCGTTCAGCTCGCTCCATTCGGACGCGTTCTCGTGCCTGCTGTAGGCATCGAGCAGGCGGCGCGCCTGCGCCAGATCGGACGGCGCCATGTTGGGCACCGCCAGCTCCAGCGCCCGGCATTCGATGGCCAGGCGCAGGTCCAGCATCTCGACATAATCGGCCGCGGTCAGTACCGCCACCGTCGCCCCGGCGTTGGGCGTGAAGACCACCAGGCCCTCCGACTGCAGCCGCACCAGGGCTTCGCGAACCGGAATCTTGCTGATGCCCAGATCGGCCGCCACCTCGTCCTGGCGGATCGGCGCGCCCTCGGCCAGGCTGCCTTCGAGAATGCGCTTGCGCAGCTCGCCATACGCGCGCTCGGTGGCTGTACCGGCGACTTTTCTCTGAGCGGTTTCGGGCATGGGGGCAACCAGGTTCATGACGAAAGGGATTCTAACAACAGCCCGCCTGGCCGGCGGCGGCGCCGGCTGCCATCGGCCAGGCGCCGCCGCCCTGTCGATCGCTCAATTCCCGCTCAGGCTGGCATTGCCGATCAACGTCTTCTGGGCAGCCAGGTCGGACTGCACGAAAGCCGTGAACTCGTCCACCGTATTGGCCTGGAACGCATCGGCGCCCAGGTCTGTCATGCGGGCCTGGACGCGCGCATCGGCCATCACCTTGTTGACCGCCTGGTTCAGCCCGGCCACCGCCTGCGCGGGCGTGCCCGCCGCGACGAACAACCCCAGCCAGGTGCCGTGCGAATAGCCCGGCACGCCGGCCTCCGCCACCGTGGGCACGTCCGGCAGGGCGCCGATACGCTTGTCGCCCGATACCGCCAGGGCATGGAAACGGCCGCCGTTGACATGCGGAATGGCAGACGCCGCGCCGGAGAACATCGACTCCACGTGTCCGGCCATGACGTCGGTTTCGGCCAGGCTGCTGCCCTTGTATGGCACGTGCAGCATCTGCACGTTGGCCTGGCGCATCAGCAACGCCATGGACAGATGGTTGCTCGACCCGACGCCGCCCGAGCCATAGGTCAGCTTGCCGTCGGCCTTGCGCGCGCCGTCCAGCAGCTCGGCCAGCGAACGGTACTTGCTGTTGGCCGAAACCACCAGCACGTTGGGCAGGCTGGTCACGCGCGCCACCGGCGCGAAATCCTGGATGGAATACGAGAGCTCGGGCGAGATCAGCGTGTTGGTGATCAGGCCGGGCGGCGACAGCAGCACC
It encodes:
- a CDS encoding IS481-like element IS481 family transposase, encoding MNTHKHARLTFLRRLEMVQQLIAHQVCVPEAARAYGVTAPTVRKWLGRFLAQGQAGLADASSRPTVSPRAIAPAKALAIVELRRKRLTQARIAQALGVSASTVSRVLARAGLSHLADLEPAEPVVRYEHQAPGDLLHIDIKKLGRIQRPGHRVTGNRRDTVEGAGWDFVFVAIDDHARVAFTDIHPDERFPSAVQFLKDAVAYYQRLGVTIQRLLTDNGSAFRSRAFAALCHELGIKHRFTRPYRPQTNGKAERFIQSALREWAYAHTYQNSQHRADAMKSWLHHYNWHRPHQGIGRAVPISRLNLDEYNLLTVHT
- a CDS encoding LysE family translocator, whose amino-acid sequence is MTLATLALFVLASGLIIVTPGPTVLLALSNGSRHGVRRACWGMAGAVLADLVLVAAVAGGLGMLLAASEPAFQALKWIGAGYLAYLGWRLLRSDAALVLPAPAAGGGDSGAGALFSRSFLVALTNPKALLFMSAFLPQFIDPAAALAPQYGALALVLAVLNLAAMLGYAALGARLVRALRTGGLRWINRLCGGMLVVLAGTVALYRRAG
- a CDS encoding aspartate dehydrogenase, with the protein product MNTPLRVGIVGCGVLANAMAGHLARQPRPVEIVGCLVRDPGRARGALPCHGSWEALLAQRPDVVVECAGQAALAQYAQAILAAGVDLVPASVGALADDALRGALLEAAAAAGARIRIPSGAMVGIDGLAAARHVGVAEVLYRGTMPPVALQRYVSGPLPERGLAFAGSAREAVARFPKNANLTGTIALAGIGFDRTRVEMLIDPDATANVHELLARGEFGDFHARVSGLRISESSPSSRIVAGSLAQAALGSGFLALS
- a CDS encoding VOC family protein, whose translation is MTARVGRVDHPVVAVHDLDRTSQQYRKLGFVVPPSGKHQEWGTENLCIMFPGDYLEIRGIGDPNKFLAGVDKFLAKGEGLYSVAFNAASAQESYQAGLAAGLEIEPPRHLNRKLVLEDRTLDLHFETVMLGHDLYPGLTHANLCQHLTADTLRQPGWTDHPNGVVAFGRLVGMVSDFDAAAAAYTRLIGAENVTRGDDHILLDFGAGADIELIGPAEAQRRGDAQPQLGDAYLASATLLVKDAAATAALFEANGVRFTRQPGGELKVDPADACGAHLYFKQA
- a CDS encoding tripartite tricarboxylate transporter substrate binding protein — protein: MKGYARENRRRTLLAAALAGCLLAGGTAHADESGADKRPIRLIVGFSAGGYTDVIARILAEQLGHSLNRSVIVENRAGANGAIGATAVARSAKDGATVLLSPPGLITNTLISPELSYSIQDFAPVARVTSLPNVLVVSANSKYRSLAELLDGARKADGKLTYGSGGVGSSNHLSMALLMRQANVQMLHVPYKGSSLAETDVMAGHVESMFSGAASAIPHVNGGRFHALAVSGDKRIGALPDVPTVAEAGVPGYSHGTWLGLFVAAGTPAQAVAGLNQAVNKVMADARVQARMTDLGADAFQANTVDEFTAFVQSDLAAQKTLIGNASLSGN
- a CDS encoding GntR family transcriptional regulator, which gives rise to MPETAQRKVAGTATERAYGELRKRILEGSLAEGAPIRQDEVAADLGISKIPVREALVRLQSEGLVVFTPNAGATVAVLTAADYVEMLDLRLAIECRALELAVPNMAPSDLAQARRLLDAYSRHENASEWSELNAQFHDCLYAPANRPRLLAMIRSVRDHMGKLMRLRVTEAAGHDRSHQEHLKILAACEEGNAARAVALLRKHIEHTQREVQAYFRKA